One region of Trichosurus vulpecula isolate mTriVul1 chromosome 1, mTriVul1.pri, whole genome shotgun sequence genomic DNA includes:
- the LOC118853187 gene encoding cathepsin L1-like yields the protein MNFYLCLASLCLGIAAAAPQLDQTLDAKWEQWKSQHGRNYGGKEENWRRTMWEKNLRMIEMHNLEYSAGKHSFRMEMNKFGDMTNEEFTQVMNGFRQNRFQRKTKGTLFREPLFEQIPESVDWRNKGYVTPVKDQGHCGSCWAFSAAGSLEGQWFRKTGQLVSLSPQNLVDCSKSNYGCEGGLMSLAFDYVKENGGIDTEESYPYEGMEGDCRYRPETAVANVTGYVNISSGDESALKKAVATVGPISVAINAAHASFQFYQSGVYYDPECSSEELDHGVLAVGYGVIKETGEKYWIVKNSWSKGWGERGYILMARDKNNHCGIATAASYPEL from the exons ATGAATTTCTACCTGTGTTTAGCTTCCCTGTGCTTAGGGATAGCAGCTGCTGCTCCACAACTTGACCAGACTTTAGATGCCAAATGGGAACAATGGAAGTCCCAACATGGAAGGAACTATGGAGGG aaggaagaaaattggagGAGAACAATGTGGGAGAAGAATTTGAGAATGATTGAAATGCACAATCTAGAGTACAGTGCTGGCAAACATAGTTTCCGGATGGAAATGAACAAGTTTGGAGATATG ACCAATGAGGAATTCACACAAGTGATGAATGGCTTTAGACAAAACAGATTTCAAAGGAAGACCAAAGGAACTCTGTTTCGTGAACCTCTCTTTGAACAGATCCCTGAGTCTGTAGACTGGAGAAACAAAGGCTATGTAACTCCTGTTAAAGATCAG ggtcattGTGGTTCTTGCTGGGCATTTAGTGCAGCTGGTTCCCTGGAAGGCCAGTGGTTCCGTAAGACAGGCCAACTTGTTTCACTTAGTCCACAAAATTTGGTTGACTGCTCTAAGAGCAACTACGGCTGTGAAGGTggtttaatgagtcttgcctttgactaTGTGAAGGAAAATGGAGGCATTGATACAGAGGAATCCTATCCCTATGAAGGAATG gagGGTGACTGTCGGTATCGGCCAGAAACTGCTGTTGCTAATGTCACTGGGTATGTGAACATCTCATCTGGGGACGAAAGTGCTCTCAAAAAGGCTGTGGCAACTGTGGGTCCCATCTCTGTTGCTATTAACGCAGCACATGCATCCTTCCAGTTCTATCAGTCTG GTGTTTATTACGACCCAGAATGCAGTAGTGAAGAGCTAGATCATGGCGTGTTGGCTGTGGGCTACGGTGTCATTAAAGAAACTGGAGAGAAATACTGGATTGTCAAGAACAG CTGGAGTAAAGGTTGGGGTGAAAGGGGGTACATTTTAATGGCCAGGGACAAGAATAACCACTGTGGAATAGCAACAGCAGCCAGCTATCCTGAACTATGA